GCATCCGGTCTTTAATTTCATTGGTTATGTGAGGAATAACCTGCACTGTACCTCCCAGGTAATCTCCTCTTCTTTCCTTTTGGATAACAGTGTTATAGATCATACCGGAAGTAACATTATTGATTTTCCCCAGGTTTTCATCGATGAACCTCTCATAATGGCCCAGGTCCAGATCTGTTTCCGCGCCATCATCAGTAACAAACACTTCCCCATGCTGATAAGGAGACATGGTCCCCGGATCAACGTTCAGATAAGGATCAAGTTTTTGAATAAGAACCTTCAATCCTCTATTCTTGAGCACATTTCCCAAAGATGCTGCTGTGATACCCTTCCCTAACGACGATACTACTCCTCCTGTTATAAATACGTATTTAGTCATGAGCCGGTTCTTCTCCTTTCGTTAATATTTCAAGTTTTAACTTGGTTATTCTGCGTTTCATCACGTTTAATACTATAATTTTTATTTTTTTGTCCTCATAAACATCACCTTTTTGCGGCAATTTCCCGAGTTTATCCACCACAAAACCGGCAATCGAGTCATAATTATCCGCTTCAGGGATAGCAATGTCCAGTTCTTCATTCAAGTCGCCGACATTGGCCAATCCGTTAACCAGATATATGTCCTCACCGATTTTTTCAAACATCAGGTCTTCTTTGCTGTCATCGTATTCATCATGAATATCTCCGACTATTTCTTCGATAATATCTTCTATAGTAACCAGGCCGCTTATGCCTCCATATTCATCAACAACCATAGCCACATGCACTTTTTTCTTACGCATTTCCCGCAGCAGGTCGTCTATACGTTTACTTTCAGGAACAAGAAAGGGTTCACGAAGAATCGTACGGATATATTCGACATTGTCCCGGTCATTACTGTTGACCAGAAGTAAATCCTTGGCATAGACAAAACCGATAATATTATCCTTACCGTCAGCGTAAACCGGTATTCTTGAATGCCAGTGCTGCTTGATCAAATTTATCATCTTTCTGGGAGTAGTATTAATATCCACAGAAATAATAGCAGTTCTTGGCGTCATAATTTCTCGTACTACTATATCACCAAATTCGATTATGGAAGTAAGCATTTTTTCTTCTTCTTCTTCGAGAATCCCTTCCTGCAAACCCATATTAATAAAAATTTTAATTTCTTCCTCGCTTAGCAACGATCCCTTTTCCAGCGCCTTGCCTCCTGTAATTCGCGTAATAAACTTGGTAAGAACATAAAGTACTTCAATAACCGGATACAATACATAGGAAAACCAGTAAATAGGTCTGCTGAAAAACAGACCAACCGCTTCAGGCAATTTCAGAGCGATGGTTTTTGGTACCAGTTCTCCCAATATCAACAGGACCAGGGTCATAAATACCATGGTAATAGTTGTGATCAGAGCTTCATTATGTATGCCCAGCCTGCCCAACATATCCACAAACAAAAAAGTGGCGGTTATTGACGCCAAAATGTTGATCATGGTGTTACCCAAAAGAATAGTTGTAAGCATACGACCGGGTTTTTCATAAAGTTTTTCCAGAAACTTTACATTTTTCTTTTTTTCAGCAGCCAGTTTTTTACGTTTGATACTGTTCAGCAGGGTCAGGGAAGTTTCAGATGAGGAGAAAAAGGCCGACAGACACACCAGTCCAATTAAAACTATAATTTGTATTATATAAGAATTATCATCCATTTAAATTAGTCAGTAAACTCCATAGCTTATTATAAAATACCAGAAAACCAATGACAACCGCAAATACAGAGGCGACCAATACAGCCCCTGCGGCTACGTCTTTAGCGAGCTTGGCGCGAATATGTTCCTTCTTGGTGAACAAATCCACAGTAAATTCAATGGCCGTGTTTGTTAATTCGGTAATAACAACGATACTGATGGCTATTGTCAAAAGTATCCAGTCAAAACGGCTTATTTTGAAGAACAAACCGGCAATTATTACTAAAATAGCAATAATCAGATGAACCCTGAAATTTCTTTCCCGCACAAAAGCATAATAAAGACCTGACAGGGCGTAGTATAAAGACGAAAAAAAATTCCTGTTTTTAAATGATTTTCTCATTAAATCCTTTCAGTAAAAATGATTCATACTCACACATAATAGCATATTCCTTGTCTGTGACATGATCATAACCGACAACATGCGCGAAAGCATGCGCTATTATCTTGGCCAGTTCTTTGCGCAGGCTGGTTTTAAAA
The Candidatus Margulisiibacteriota bacterium DNA segment above includes these coding regions:
- a CDS encoding hemolysin family protein, whose amino-acid sequence is MDDNSYIIQIIVLIGLVCLSAFFSSSETSLTLLNSIKRKKLAAEKKKNVKFLEKLYEKPGRMLTTILLGNTMINILASITATFLFVDMLGRLGIHNEALITTITMVFMTLVLLILGELVPKTIALKLPEAVGLFFSRPIYWFSYVLYPVIEVLYVLTKFITRITGGKALEKGSLLSEEEIKIFINMGLQEGILEEEEEKMLTSIIEFGDIVVREIMTPRTAIISVDINTTPRKMINLIKQHWHSRIPVYADGKDNIIGFVYAKDLLLVNSNDRDNVEYIRTILREPFLVPESKRIDDLLREMRKKKVHVAMVVDEYGGISGLVTIEDIIEEIVGDIHDEYDDSKEDLMFEKIGEDIYLVNGLANVGDLNEELDIAIPEADNYDSIAGFVVDKLGKLPQKGDVYEDKKIKIIVLNVMKRRITKLKLEILTKGEEPAHD
- a CDS encoding diacylglycerol kinase family protein, giving the protein MRKSFKNRNFFSSLYYALSGLYYAFVRERNFRVHLIIAILVIIAGLFFKISRFDWILLTIAISIVVITELTNTAIEFTVDLFTKKEHIRAKLAKDVAAGAVLVASVFAVVIGFLVFYNKLWSLLTNLNG
- a CDS encoding CTP synthase; protein product: MTKYVFITGGVVSSLGKGITAASLGNVLKNRGLKVLIQKLDPYLNVDPGTMSPYQHGEVFVTDDGAETDLDLGHYERFIDENLGKINNVTSGMIYNTVIQKERRGDYLGGTVQVIPHITNEIKDRM